From a single Cyprinus carpio isolate SPL01 chromosome A3, ASM1834038v1, whole genome shotgun sequence genomic region:
- the LOC122138893 gene encoding piggyBac transposable element-derived protein 4-like, which translates to MCLCSTIHTAHTGDTIQRRVKDEDGHWVLWDISVPPAVKEYNRCMGGVDLSDALISYYKVIHNTQKWYFMDIAIVNAFLLYKVITKGKGQVPMHQKAFRETLVEELSAVAAVDRPAPSPTPHRAHHKPVHISGDRTTGRLRCRHCHAKTPVNCSSCDVPLCFLPSRDCYNEWHVANNL; encoded by the exons ATGTGTTTATGTTCAACAATCCACACAGCCCATACTGGGGATACCATTCAGAGGAGAGTCAAAGATGAGGATGGGCACTGGGTGTTGTGGGACATCTCTGTTCCACCAGCAGTGAAAGAGTACAACCG GTGCATGGGTGGAGTGGACCTCTCTGATGCCCTGATCAGCTATTACAAAGTCATCCACAATACCCAGAAGTGGTACTTCATGGACATTGCCATTGTGAATGCCTTCCTTCTTTACAAGGTTATCACTAAAGGTAAAGGACAGGTACCAATGCACCAGAAGGCATTCAGAGAGACTCTTGTTGAAGAGCTGTCAGCGGTAGCAGCAGTTGACAGACCTGCTCCATCGCCCACTCCACACAGAGCACATCACAAGCCTGTACATATAAGTGGAGACAGAACCACAGGTCGTCTGAGGTGCAGACATTGCCATGCAAAGACACCTGTGAATTGCTCTTCTTGTGATGTGCCTTTGTGCTTTTTGCCAAGTCGTGATTGTTATAATGAGTGGCATGTTGCCAATAACctgtaa